A genomic segment from Xiphophorus maculatus strain JP 163 A chromosome 6, X_maculatus-5.0-male, whole genome shotgun sequence encodes:
- the LOC102220588 gene encoding guanine nucleotide-binding protein G(I)/G(S)/G(O) subunit gamma-5-like: MSSSSNLTTMKKAVQQLRFEASINRVKVSQAAVDLQQFCLQNALQDPLLTGVSSSTNPFRPQKVCSFL; this comes from the exons atgTCCAGCTCTTCTAACTTGACCACTATGAAAAAGGCGGTACAGCAGCTTCGCTTCGAGGCGAGCATAAATAGAGTGAAG GTTTCCCAGGCAGCTGTGGACCTGCAGCAGTTTTGCTTGCAGAATGCCTTGCAGGACCCTCTGCTCACTGGAGTGTCCTCCAGCACCAACCCCTTCAGGCCGCAGAAAGTCTGCTCCTTTTTGTGA
- the fuz gene encoding protein fuzzy homolog, with product MLQDGSTQLLCLTASSGVPLFTRGASKQLPFSVIGSLNGVHMFGGGQGALLSSCETEGGGKVVWKVFHDSVMLIAVSGGGSSGACSGAEMSRLQRLLENVWSCMVLVLGQDELVNLRNIERLKRDLRSCFCLIDQLLEEKHQGVLGNLTHCADSLVPPNPTPLQEALDGFAQAADSEFGCLFVHGRIVVATEKWWRLAPQEVVLLCALVRTLSASGSASCDYPVFLPQGSPTVAHRLLHFQLLPGADVCVLCGPTPSLQKAETELVGRLWSPLIETLRSCLAVGERCLPGSVPLRPDVLALLLINRETRRSVSCVQISSHHPLSDSSLSKSRCWELLELFYIFSISRYFTQDETLCGSPEESTQSSHTEDFLHGFSHQPQQCYLVTEDCKCYGFQTQQHQFFLLMLPSVPTFALRTVATQTLTDIISATAF from the coding sequence ATGCTACAGGATGGGTCTACCCAACTGCTCTGCCTCACAGCCAGCAGCGGGGTTCCTCTTTTCACAAGGGGGGCCTCTAAACAGCTGCCCTTCTCAGTCATCGGCTCTCTGAATGGGGTGCACATGTTCGGAGGAGGACAGGGAGCGCTTTTGTCCTCCTGCGAGACTGAGGGTGGGGGAAAGGTGGTGTGGAAGGTTTTCCACGACAGTGTGATGCTCATCGCTGTGAGTGGAGGTGGATCAAGTGGAGCATGCAGCGGGGCGGAGATGAGCCGCTTACAACGCCTCTTGGAGAATGTTTGGAGCTGCATGGTGCTGGTGCTGGGACAGGATGAGCTGGTTAATCTCAGGAACATTGAAAGACTCAAGAGGGACCTGCGGTCCTGCTTCTGCCTTATCGATCAGCTGCTGGAAGAGAAGCACCAAGGAGTTCTGGGAAACCTCACACACTGTGCTGATTCACTGGTTCCTCCAAACCCAACTCCTCTCCAAGAAGCTTTGGATGGCTTTGCTCAGGCTGCAGATAGCGAGTTCGGGTGCCTCTTCGTCCATGGGAGGATTGTGGTAGCTACTGAGAAGTGGTGGCGCTTGGCACCTCAGGAAGTTGTCTTGCTGTGTGCCTTGGTACGCACCTTATCGGCATCTGGATCAGCTTCTTGCGATTACCCAGTTTTCCTCCCTCAGGGAAGCCCCACAGTTGCCCATCGCCTGCTCCACTTCCAGCTGCTCCCAGGAGCAGATGTATGTGTGCTGTGTGGTCCCACCCCATCCCTGCAAAAAGCTGAAACCGAGCTGGTGGGTCGATTATGGTCCCCCCTCATAGAGACCCTGAGAAGCTGCCTGGCAGTCGGAGAGCGCTGCTTACCAGGCTCCGTACCTCTGCGGCCTGATGTGCTCGCACTTCTTCTCATTAACCGCGAGACCCGTCGCTCAGTCTCCTGTGTGCAGATTTCATCTCATCATCCACTGAGTGACTCCTCACTATCCAAATCCCGCTGCTGGGAGCTGCTGGAACTATTTTATATCTTCAGCATATCACGCTACTTCACCCAGGATGAGACATTGTGCGGTTCACCAGAGGAAAGCACTCAAAGCAGTCACACAGAAGACTTTCTTCATGGATTCTCCCACCAGCCTCAACAATGCTATCTAGTAACAGAAGATTGTAAATGTTATGGATTTCAGACACAGCAGCACCAGttttttctgctaatgttgCCATCTGTGCCCACCTTTGCTCTGCGCACAGTGGCTACACAGACTCTCACCGATATAATTTCTGCAACAGCGTTTTAA